A window of Sphingobium herbicidovorans contains these coding sequences:
- the rnhA gene encoding ribonuclease HI has protein sequence MADLPEVEIFTDGACKGNPGPGGWGAVLRFGDKEKEISGGEAMTTNNRMEMMAAVEALNALTRPCRVTVYTDSKYVMDGITKWVFGWQKNGWKTADRKPVKNGDIWQALLAAAARHQVNWQWVKGHAGHPENERADQLACAAAESFRA, from the coding sequence ATGGCCGATTTGCCTGAGGTCGAAATCTTCACGGACGGCGCGTGCAAGGGGAATCCCGGCCCAGGCGGCTGGGGAGCCGTGCTGCGATTTGGCGACAAGGAGAAGGAAATCTCCGGCGGCGAAGCGATGACGACCAACAACCGCATGGAAATGATGGCGGCGGTCGAGGCGCTGAACGCACTCACCCGCCCATGCAGGGTGACCGTCTATACCGACAGCAAATATGTCATGGACGGCATCACCAAATGGGTATTTGGCTGGCAGAAAAATGGTTGGAAAACCGCCGATCGGAAGCCGGTGAAGAATGGCGACATATGGCAGGCGCTGCTTGCAGCGGCCGCACGCCATCAGGTGAACTGGCAATGGGTGAAGGGCCATGCGGGCCACCCGGAAAATGAGCGCGCCGACCAACTGGCCTGCGCGGCCGCCGAAAGCTTCCGGGCTTAA
- the ispH gene encoding 4-hydroxy-3-methylbut-2-enyl diphosphate reductase, translated as MTVRSQLKLLIAAPRGFCAGVDRAIIIVEKAIEKYGAPVYVRHEIVHNKYVVDTLKAKGAIFVEELDQVPDGVPVVFSAHGVPKAVPAKADERGLDYLDATCPLVSKVHRQAERQVEAGRHILFVGHKGHPEVVGTFGQVDPGHMTLIETVEDAEAFTADDPENLAFLTQTTLSVDDTAAIVEALQRRFPAIHGPKGEDICYATSNRQAAVKAIAADCDAMYVIGAPNSSNSLRLVEVSAREGTPARLIQRADDIDFAWLENVRTLGLTAGASAPEVLVREVVDRLAAHFDVTEEQVETARENIAFKLPRGLETA; from the coding sequence ATGACCGTCCGTTCCCAGCTAAAGCTACTGATCGCCGCGCCGCGCGGCTTTTGCGCTGGCGTCGACCGCGCCATCATCATCGTCGAGAAGGCGATCGAGAAATATGGCGCGCCCGTCTATGTCCGGCATGAGATCGTCCACAATAAATATGTGGTCGATACGCTGAAGGCGAAGGGCGCGATCTTCGTCGAGGAACTGGATCAGGTGCCCGATGGCGTGCCTGTCGTCTTTTCCGCCCATGGCGTGCCCAAGGCGGTCCCCGCCAAGGCGGATGAGCGCGGCCTGGACTATCTGGACGCCACATGCCCGCTGGTCAGCAAGGTGCACCGGCAGGCGGAGCGGCAGGTCGAGGCCGGCCGCCACATCCTGTTCGTGGGACATAAGGGTCATCCCGAAGTGGTCGGCACATTCGGCCAGGTCGATCCTGGCCACATGACACTGATCGAGACGGTCGAGGATGCCGAGGCTTTCACCGCTGACGATCCGGAAAATCTCGCTTTCCTGACCCAGACCACGCTGTCGGTCGATGATACCGCCGCGATCGTGGAGGCATTGCAGCGCCGGTTCCCGGCAATACATGGGCCCAAGGGCGAGGATATTTGCTACGCGACGTCGAACCGGCAGGCGGCGGTCAAGGCGATCGCGGCGGATTGCGACGCAATGTATGTGATCGGCGCGCCCAACAGTTCCAATTCGCTGCGCCTGGTTGAAGTGTCGGCCCGCGAAGGCACCCCCGCACGACTGATCCAGCGCGCCGACGACATCGATTTCGCATGGTTGGAGAATGTGCGCACGCTGGGCCTGACCGCCGGAGCCTCCGCGCCCGAAGTGCTGGTGCGCGAAGTCGTGGACCGGCTGGCGGCGCACTTCGACGTGACCGAGGAGCAGGTGGAAACAGCGCGCGAGAACATTGCGTTCAAGTTGCCCCGCGGACTGGAGACGGCGTAA
- a CDS encoding NAD(P)/FAD-dependent oxidoreductase, producing MSRFDIVIIGGGIAGASLGAELAADASVLILEREDSAGYHATGRSVAFWEETYGGRAVQPLTTASGPLLRSPEPDFCSRSFLSPRRTLHIGRAGDEEARDRLVEEFAGRVELRPVDPVTFLPGLRPQWTLGLLEPAVCDIDVAALHHAYLRQFRVRGGKLWLGASLDSASSDSAGWRIQSSEGVIECGIIVNAAGAWADDVALRSGVAPIGITPLRRTVVQLRVPTMPGPDLPLVMDLRSRFYFKPEGEGRIWLTPHDEEPSTPCDAAPEELAVAEAIARFQNVVDWPIEAVERKWAGLRSFAPDRAPVFGFDARASRFFWFAGQGGFGIQTAPAAALLGAALLTGNAASEAVAGVDAAAYSPARFG from the coding sequence ATGAGCCGTTTCGACATCGTCATCATCGGCGGCGGCATCGCCGGCGCGAGCCTGGGCGCGGAGCTCGCGGCCGACGCGTCCGTGCTGATCCTGGAGCGCGAGGATAGCGCAGGCTATCACGCCACCGGCCGCTCCGTCGCCTTTTGGGAAGAAACCTATGGCGGCCGCGCTGTCCAGCCGTTGACTACGGCGTCCGGGCCCTTGCTCCGTTCGCCCGAACCGGATTTCTGCTCCCGATCCTTCCTGTCGCCCCGCCGGACCCTTCACATCGGCCGCGCGGGTGATGAAGAGGCGCGGGACCGGCTGGTCGAGGAATTTGCAGGCCGTGTCGAACTGCGCCCGGTCGATCCCGTCACTTTTTTGCCGGGGCTGCGTCCGCAATGGACCCTGGGATTGCTGGAGCCTGCCGTATGCGACATCGACGTTGCCGCGCTGCATCACGCCTATCTGCGGCAGTTCCGCGTCAGAGGCGGGAAGCTGTGGCTTGGCGCTTCACTCGATAGCGCAAGCTCAGATTCGGCGGGATGGCGCATTCAAAGCAGCGAAGGCGTTATCGAGTGCGGCATTATCGTCAATGCGGCGGGTGCATGGGCCGATGATGTCGCACTGCGCAGCGGCGTCGCGCCGATCGGCATCACGCCCTTGCGGCGTACCGTGGTGCAACTGCGCGTGCCCACCATGCCCGGCCCTGACCTGCCGCTGGTCATGGACCTTCGCTCACGCTTCTATTTCAAGCCCGAAGGGGAAGGGCGGATATGGCTGACCCCGCATGATGAGGAACCCTCGACCCCATGCGACGCCGCGCCCGAAGAACTGGCCGTGGCGGAAGCAATCGCCCGCTTCCAGAATGTGGTGGACTGGCCGATCGAAGCCGTAGAACGCAAATGGGCTGGCCTGCGCAGCTTCGCGCCTGACCGCGCGCCGGTGTTCGGGTTCGACGCCCGCGCCTCCCGCTTCTTCTGGTTCGCAGGGCAGGGCGGTTTCGGTATCCAGACCGCCCCTGCCGCGGCGCTGCTGGGCGCTGCCTTGCTAACGGGAAATGCGGCTTCTGAGGCGGTCGCGGGTGTCGATGCCGCCGCCTATTCGCCAGCACGGTTCGGATGA
- the thrB gene encoding homoserine kinase yields MAVYTHVPAEEIDAFLSRYDAGRLVSAKGIAEGVENSNYLLETTGADGNGHRYILTLYEKRVDEADLPFFMDLLDHLGARGCLVPRFIADRKGKRLQQLGGRPACLIEFLTGISLTEPTAAQARAAGAALGQMHRAAEGFERERRNALDLAGWHELAAKCGDHFDEIAPGLGQRVADELTFLDAHWPADLPRSVIHADLFPDNVLMLGDEVTGLIDFYFSCTDIRAYDLAVTHSAWVFSNDGSQFFANRSDALMAGYEGAHGLSDAERAAFPTLCRGAALRFLLTRAYDWINTPPDALVTRKDPLAYLRRLDFYANVAANELLSA; encoded by the coding sequence ATGGCTGTCTATACCCATGTTCCAGCCGAGGAAATCGACGCTTTCCTCTCACGTTATGACGCCGGAAGGCTGGTTTCCGCCAAGGGCATCGCGGAAGGCGTGGAAAACAGCAATTATCTGCTGGAAACGACCGGCGCGGACGGCAACGGCCATCGCTACATATTGACGCTTTACGAAAAGCGGGTGGATGAGGCGGACCTGCCCTTCTTCATGGACCTGCTCGATCATCTGGGCGCGCGCGGCTGTCTGGTGCCGCGCTTCATCGCGGATCGAAAGGGCAAGCGGCTCCAGCAGCTTGGCGGACGCCCGGCTTGCCTGATCGAATTCCTGACCGGCATCTCGCTAACCGAACCAACCGCCGCGCAGGCGCGGGCGGCAGGCGCGGCGTTGGGCCAGATGCATCGGGCCGCCGAAGGCTTTGAGCGCGAACGGCGCAACGCGCTTGACCTTGCCGGATGGCATGAGCTGGCGGCCAAGTGCGGCGACCATTTCGACGAGATCGCACCGGGACTTGGGCAGCGGGTCGCGGATGAACTGACTTTCCTGGACGCACATTGGCCGGCCGACCTGCCGCGTTCGGTGATCCATGCCGACCTGTTTCCAGACAATGTGTTGATGCTGGGAGACGAGGTCACCGGCCTCATCGACTTTTATTTCAGCTGCACCGACATTCGCGCCTATGATCTGGCGGTCACGCACAGCGCGTGGGTGTTCAGCAATGATGGCTCGCAATTCTTCGCCAATCGGTCAGACGCGCTTATGGCGGGCTATGAAGGCGCGCACGGGCTTTCCGATGCGGAGCGCGCCGCTTTCCCGACGCTTTGCCGGGGCGCGGCGCTTCGTTTCCTGCTGACGCGCGCCTATGACTGGATCAACACGCCGCCTGACGCGCTGGTGACGCGCAAGGACCCGCTGGCCTATCTGCGGCGGCTGGATTTCTATGCGAACGTAGCAGCGAATGAGTTGCTGAGCGCGTGA
- the argS gene encoding arginine--tRNA ligase, with amino-acid sequence MSLYIRFTAHLNAVLDALEADGTLPAGLNRKPVTVEPPRDASHGDLATNAAMVLAKPAGANPRALAEKIVAGLEKLEEVESAAIAGPGFINMKLTDATWRAELAAIHAEAQDYGRSDTGQGVTVNIEYVSANPTGPMHMGHCRGAVVGDALATLLEYIGHKVIREYYINDAGGQVDVLARSAHVRYREALGEDVGAIPEGLYPGDYLVPVGQALAAEYGDKYVSAPEDDWLALFRTRAVAAMMVMIRSDLALLGIHHDIFSSEAELQAAGKPEAAEQWLRAHDLVYDGVLEAPKGETPEDWEPVELPLFRSTRFGDDQDRPIKKSNGSWTYFGADMAYHFQKAQSADQLIDIWGADHAGTVKRIQAAVAALTEGKARFDVKLIQMVRLLRDGEPVKMSKRAGNFVTLADVVREVGKDVVRFTMLTRKADAQMDFDFAKVVEASKDNPVFYVQYAHARISSLGRRAEESGIALPAPDLSLLGTAELSLVKLAAQFPRVVEGAASAREPHRIAFYLNDLASEFHSWWNLGNDNPRARVILTDDPHTTSARLFLSRGIGQIIRNGLALMGVAALTEMQ; translated from the coding sequence TTGTCCCTCTATATCCGCTTCACCGCCCATCTAAACGCCGTGCTCGATGCGCTGGAGGCTGACGGCACGCTGCCCGCAGGTCTCAACCGCAAGCCCGTCACGGTCGAACCGCCCCGCGACGCGAGCCATGGCGACCTCGCCACCAACGCGGCGATGGTCCTCGCCAAGCCTGCGGGCGCCAATCCCCGCGCGCTGGCTGAAAAGATCGTCGCTGGCCTCGAAAAGCTCGAAGAGGTGGAAAGCGCCGCCATCGCCGGGCCCGGCTTCATCAACATGAAGCTGACCGACGCGACCTGGCGCGCCGAACTCGCCGCCATTCATGCCGAGGCGCAGGATTATGGCCGATCCGACACGGGGCAGGGCGTCACCGTCAACATCGAATATGTCTCCGCCAATCCCACTGGCCCCATGCACATGGGCCACTGCCGGGGCGCGGTGGTGGGTGATGCGCTGGCCACCCTGCTCGAATATATCGGGCACAAGGTCATCCGCGAATATTATATCAATGATGCAGGGGGCCAGGTCGATGTCCTCGCCCGCTCCGCGCATGTCCGTTATCGCGAAGCGCTAGGCGAAGATGTGGGCGCTATTCCCGAAGGTCTCTATCCCGGCGACTATCTGGTCCCAGTCGGCCAGGCGCTCGCCGCCGAATATGGCGACAAATATGTCTCCGCGCCCGAAGACGATTGGCTAGCCCTGTTCCGTACCAGGGCCGTCGCCGCGATGATGGTGATGATCCGCAGCGATCTCGCCCTGCTGGGCATTCACCACGACATTTTCTCTTCGGAAGCTGAACTGCAAGCCGCCGGAAAGCCGGAAGCCGCCGAACAATGGCTCCGCGCGCACGACCTGGTCTATGACGGCGTGCTCGAAGCGCCCAAGGGCGAAACGCCCGAAGATTGGGAGCCGGTCGAACTCCCGCTGTTCCGCTCGACCAGATTCGGCGACGATCAGGACCGGCCGATCAAGAAATCCAACGGCAGCTGGACCTATTTCGGCGCCGACATGGCCTATCATTTCCAGAAGGCCCAGTCCGCCGACCAGTTGATCGACATCTGGGGCGCGGATCATGCGGGCACCGTGAAGCGCATCCAGGCCGCCGTCGCCGCGTTGACAGAAGGCAAGGCGCGCTTCGACGTCAAGCTCATCCAGATGGTCCGCCTGCTGCGCGATGGCGAGCCGGTAAAGATGTCCAAACGCGCGGGCAATTTCGTGACGCTTGCCGATGTCGTGCGCGAAGTGGGCAAGGATGTGGTCCGCTTCACCATGCTGACGCGCAAGGCCGATGCCCAGATGGACTTCGACTTCGCCAAGGTGGTGGAGGCGTCGAAGGATAATCCGGTCTTCTACGTCCAATATGCCCACGCCCGCATTTCCTCGCTCGGCCGCCGCGCGGAGGAGAGCGGAATTGCACTTCCTGCGCCCGATCTGTCCCTTCTTGGGACTGCGGAACTTAGCCTTGTTAAGTTAGCGGCGCAGTTCCCCCGGGTGGTGGAGGGGGCGGCATCGGCCCGCGAACCGCATAGAATAGCATTTTATCTCAACGACTTGGCTTCGGAGTTCCACAGCTGGTGGAATTTGGGCAACGACAATCCGCGTGCGCGTGTCATCCTTACGGACGATCCGCATACAACTTCCGCACGGCTTTTCTTAAGCCGCGGAATCGGGCAGATCATCCGTAATGGCCTTGCCCTTATGGGCGTGGCCGCGCTGACGGAAATGCAATAG